In Symmachiella dynata, the following are encoded in one genomic region:
- a CDS encoding M14 family zinc carboxypeptidase, producing MDTYKSRTICACLFLIAGCTARNTQTDYYGGSPQNLTPIPQQQSDFPPSSSAPILEAPGTSNSGGPQLLSPEPDPGPEARRRKLPVRNVRTDPWGRPERPGPSIKNTIRQKVEHRTLWESHYQSTQRRPIQTVQIGIGRSRVMVLAGLNGQDASSISVIEQFAQTMSNQATLQNACTALFVRNPNPDGVALGSPYNGRGIDLTRNFPSDNWRTTADGKAGPNAASEIETRVLIRMIDDFKPDRIIVIQNTNAKGSIDYAGPARQLARKVAVQNGYRVSNRQAEISGSLEQFAGNDRKLPVIVVSIDRRLDGKTAWSTHADGLVTALTAADPRLKSPYYNESTEDLDPQGPVAKSKTFPLPLNINGGGPTSVPNPNRLQAPRPARRGYHELPPPRQRP from the coding sequence ATCACGTACGATATGCGCTTGCTTGTTTTTAATCGCCGGGTGCACCGCTCGAAATACCCAAACAGATTACTACGGCGGCTCTCCTCAAAACCTGACGCCGATTCCGCAACAGCAATCCGATTTTCCTCCGTCCTCGTCAGCGCCAATTCTCGAAGCACCAGGAACGTCGAATTCCGGGGGGCCGCAGTTGCTCTCTCCCGAGCCTGACCCCGGTCCCGAAGCGCGGCGTCGCAAATTGCCTGTGCGAAACGTGCGCACTGACCCCTGGGGTCGACCGGAACGGCCCGGACCGAGCATCAAAAATACGATTCGCCAAAAGGTCGAGCATCGTACCTTGTGGGAATCGCACTACCAAAGCACACAACGTCGGCCCATTCAGACCGTGCAAATCGGCATCGGTCGATCGCGGGTGATGGTGCTGGCTGGCTTAAACGGCCAGGATGCTTCGAGCATCAGTGTGATCGAACAGTTCGCCCAAACCATGAGCAATCAAGCAACTCTGCAAAACGCCTGCACCGCTTTGTTTGTCCGTAATCCTAATCCGGACGGCGTTGCACTGGGCTCACCCTACAACGGTCGGGGAATCGATCTGACGCGTAATTTTCCGTCGGACAATTGGCGAACGACCGCTGATGGGAAAGCGGGCCCCAATGCCGCCAGTGAAATCGAAACGCGGGTGTTGATCCGCATGATCGACGACTTCAAACCGGATCGGATTATTGTCATACAAAACACGAACGCCAAAGGGAGCATCGATTACGCCGGCCCGGCGCGGCAACTCGCCCGCAAGGTGGCCGTGCAGAATGGCTATCGGGTCTCGAATCGACAAGCAGAGATTTCAGGCTCCTTAGAACAGTTCGCCGGAAACGATCGCAAGTTGCCGGTCATTGTGGTGTCCATCGATCGACGCTTGGACGGCAAGACCGCCTGGAGTACTCATGCCGATGGCCTCGTCACGGCGCTCACCGCCGCGGATCCGCGATTGAAATCCCCGTATTACAACGAGTCGACCGAGGATCTCGATCCGCAAGGCCCGGTCGCCAAATCGAAAACGTTCCCGTTACCACTCAACATCAACGGCGGCGGGCCGACCAGCGTGCCCAATCCCAATCGCCTGCAAGCACCGCGCCCGGCACGCCGCGGCTACCACGAACTCCCCCCGCCCAGACAACGCCCGTAA